DNA from Bos javanicus breed banteng chromosome 1, ARS-OSU_banteng_1.0, whole genome shotgun sequence:
ttgaatcctggctctcagCTGCCAGACCTCAAGTGAACTACTAACCTCTCTTGGCTAcaatttcatctgcaaaatgggttgAAAATATCCAATTTAAAGAgctttgtgagaattaaaaacaCGTGTGAAGATGACTTGAACTGTTAACGAATATTAAATTTCCTTCCCCCATATCACGAAAGAAGCCACCTGGCAAGCCATCCCTTCTTTAGATTTTCAACGTTCTCatctgttaaaaatgaaaataatcctcCAGCACGGCTGCTCCTCCTCACAGGATGGGATGAAGTGATGGAGATGAGAGGAGAGTGCTTACAAATTAGAAGATGATTACTGACTGGATTGCCAACacccttttctctcatttctagTCCGATAAAGTAGTATGCAATTTGCTTTTCAGCGTGTATATACCCTTTTATAACACTATGCAAGGAGAAGATGGTATCACATTTGTGGTAATTCCTTAAAATGGCTATTAGCAATCAGCTCTCCAGAACCCAAACCCACCATCCTCTCACCAAGGAGAGCAAAGTTAGGTCACTCCCCGATCACAGGGAGTGGCgagtttctcttctctctccctgctcTTGTTTCAGAGAATTGAGGTAGAAAATAAAGCTACTTAACAGTTGCATTGTTCTTTTATTCACACAAAGAAAACTAAATCACAAGCTAAGGAATTCCACTTAAGGACCATCATGAATTCACTATGACATTTTCCAACAGTAAGGGGATTTTTCTTGTCCTCTCGTTTTCTCATGCACTACAAGGAAACTGGGAGGTGCTGTGGCATTTCCTCAACAGAACTGACTTAAAGCATCTTTACAACTTTCATCCTAGTGAATCTATATGGGCAAGGCCTATGCTGAGGGATTCATCTAACGCTTCAAGTTTCAGCTATCACAGATATAATTTACTTGACCTTTTTCTCTTAAAGGAGGCATTAAAATCAGTTCCACAGAAGCTACTAAGAAATGTGGGTTTATCTTTGAGGACTatgcctccctttcctccctctaCTAAACTTTAATAGCTCCCTTGTACTTTTCCAAATTACTAATCAGGCATGACAGAATGAGTAAGAATTATAGGATAAATCCAGAGGgggtaaaaataaacaagttggaTGAATGTATCGATATGACTTCCAAGGCCCTCCTCTTGAACACAGGCTTCTTGGAAAAGAAAGTGCAGAAATTTTAGGAACCAGTTCCTTGCTAAGTATTTACACTTCATGATACCTGAAGCAAACAAAGTGACGACAGGAAGAAAGGATACACACACAGATAGGATCTCTTTCAGGTAATAGGCAGGTCTCCACTCACTTTGTTTTCAATGTTGACTTTCTATTGATGTATCCAGTGCTTCCAGAAGTGTACACAAACCCTAAGTGTGTATGGTTTTGTTCACTACTCTGagctctgtttttttgttgttgttgttgagcatAACTTGGAAAGGATTTGGGCAATTCAGAAAAACTGCTAACACATTTTACACAACCTGTCCCTTTGGAGTCAGCTCAACCCCCAAGGCTTGCTAATACCCTTTGTATAAAAAAAAGGCTGACCCAGCATCCACCTGCATCAGCTTGATCCTCTCAGCTGTGTCACACTCAGCAAATAGGGTATGCGTCACAGCAAAATAAAGCGGCATcccccagaggaagaaaaaggctTGAGTGGAGAGACAGCCTTTACACCAAGTTACCAGTGAACATCTGTGGAAGGCTTTGAATCTAGAATCACTAGTGTTACCCTCCAAATCTAtcttccacaaaaaaaaaaaaaaaaaagctccacaGGTGGTGTTACTTTTCAAGGGAAATGCCATAAAAAAGTAGAGTCAGCATACAAGGCAGTCCCTACCCCAATACCCTTCATCCAGCTTCAACTATTAACAATTCATGTCCAGTCTCCATCTTGCTCCCCTTCACTTCTCCACTGGCAGCCCTCCCCCAAACTGGATTATTTTGCAGCAAATCCTGAACCTATATTTCAAATTTAGAATGTATTTCTAACAGcaagggtttttaaaaaactgtaatagGTATACCATTACCTAAAGCAACTAAACAAAGCTAATATTCTTCATACTAATGAGTACAAATTTCCCCTATTGGCacaatttaactttttttcatcAAATAAGCACCCACCAAGGTTTACACCTCTCACTGCCCTCTTGTCTCTTAAATAGCAAAAGCGCAGGTTCCCCTGGCCCAGTGATTCTCACAGCTGGCAGGCTGCTCTTCACCTGCAATTCCCAATAATTCAATTCTAGAGATACCACAAAGACAACCCAATCTTAGAGgctgtcaaggaaaaaaaaaaagcgtatGTTAATTAGTAGTTTTGTCATTGAAGAAGCTTAAGAATAATCTGAAAAGCACAGGTGAAACGATTTGAACTGAGCCATTAGCAATTCTGAGGTCCAAACACTCATTCTTAAGTCCTTTGCATTTCTGGTCtctgtgggtttatctctggggttTGAGCAACACTCTTTCCCCCAACCCCGCCCTTACCTGAGTCATTTGCACAAGCAAAGCAATGCGGTAAACCCAGCGTGTTTCCTCCCAGCGGCTGGACCTTCCTCCCCGGCCGCCTCCGGAATGCAGGGGGCGGGCCCTGCTGCCACCTCCCGAAGCCACCTACCCAGGTGAGAAACGGAGCTTCACTGAGACTACAAATTCCGGAGAGTTATTGAGAGAATTTTGAGCCATCCATGACGGTCACGGATGAACCAAACCAGAACACCACGGTCTCTGGGAACAAACAGCTTGAAAAGTCCTCGGGCTTAATCCCAGTGTCCGGGGCTCGCGGGGTACCGTCCCCAACGCCCGGGGGCCAGGAGACTGGACGCCCAACGAACGAAGTCCGCCCCCAACGCACACACGAGCAGGTGCGTCCGCGACGATACGCCCACCTGTGTGTGCCAAGGAGGAAAGTCACACTATCGCTAAAACATCAACTGTTTAATAATGTTTAATACCTTTCTCCTCGGCGATGGGGGTGCGGAGCGTCTGGGTGTGAGTATACGACCAACCCAGACCACCGGTTCCATGCCCGCACCCCAGCCCCGGAGCCCCAAACTCGGGGCCGACCCCAGGCGCGAAGACTACGACCACCCCTCAGCCGGACGGGTCAGGCTTGGGCGTCCTTGGCTTTCAGTCCAGGGCCCCCACTCCAAGTACTATACAACCTCTAGTACATTCCAGCCTCTGAATCCCAGGGAAAGAAATTCCTCTCCCTCCCCGAAGCGCAGAGCGCCGCCGGGGAAGCCGGGAGCGACGCGGTACCGCCGGCGCCCCGAagtccctggtggggaagctGCGGCGAGACGCCGGGCGCCGAATCCCGCGACTCACCTGATGCGCGGCGACTCCCGGCTCCCGCTCTACGTCCGAGGCGCTGGCGCCGGACCAGACCCGCGACGACGTCGCCGTCTGGACAACTGCCGCGCCCGGCCCCAGGTGACCAGGGACAGGTGGGGACAGCGAGCACCGACCGCTGTACCCTGCAATAACCCTGCGGCCGCTCCGCGCCCGCTACCAGGAAGTGCGGACGCCACCCTTCGAGCGCGCACGCCCCGTCGCGACCCCGGCGGGAGACCGGCCAGAGAGCGCCGCCTGCGGGCGGGGCGGCGAGAGGCGTGCGAGGCCAGCCACCTCGACCCCGCGGGAGAGGGGCTGGGGTCGGCGCTGGCACAGGGGACGCCCCAAGGGTGTAGGGTGGAAGATGAGACCCCCTTTTGAGTGCCGGGCCTTCAGATCCCCCTACCCCTGCCCAAGGAGCTCCCATGTCCTCAGCAGGGTGGGCACGCGGCCACTGTCGGTTTCCTCCAGATGAGGGTATGCACAGGGTGACAGAATTTCATGTAAACAAACGCCTgtgaattcacattttaaaataaaactgcaaatTGCATATTTGCAAGTAGTACATTTTTATTGCATTACCTTTGTCTCTGTCAACATTAcaatttgttatatttattcaacaaaatatttgttgagtacccACGACTTGCCAATCCTTTAAACAGGATGggaatttaatataattaaattatataatatcatAATATATAGGATATTATATGAAATTCCTATCCTTTAAAATACAGGCTAGgaattccctggccgtccagtgcttaggattctgtgcttccactgagaaaaacaggttggatctctggtgaGAGAATTTAGTGTCACACACAGCAgagcaaaaaaggaagaaagaaaaccacagttTTCTCCTCATGCTTTTCCTGAAGAGCCTTGAAAAAGCAGAGTGGCCTGGGCCTTTCTTAACCTCCCAGAAAGACTTTACTGGTCTTACAAGGAACTTAGCAACAGCCTGCCCAAAGGTGCAGTAAAAACTGAACTGTGACAGAAGTTAAGTGTGGGCTCCTGGGGGCTCTGAGGAGTGGCTTGACCCAACCTGGGGAGGTCAGAGATGAACTTCTGGAGAAGGGGAGAGGTGTGCTGAGTCCTGAAGGACTACAGTGTTCATCAGAATTGAAGTATTTCAGCCAACATTCCACTGTGAGCAAACTCAGAAGCCAAAAGCTGGCCAGAAAGGGCATGTTCTGATAGAGGAATAGCAAATTAGTCAGGATAGCTGAGAAGAGGATGTGAACTGAGTTAgagcaggggtggaggggggccAGATCATGCTCCTATCAAACATAACAGCCTCCATCTGTGGAGTGTATAGTATAAAACAGGAACTGGCCATGCATCACTTCAAACTACATGATATAGGGTTATTACTCCCCTTTAAAGGAGATGAAAACAAGGTCTAGGATGGTGA
Protein-coding regions in this window:
- the GPR160 gene encoding probable G-protein coupled receptor 160 isoform X2 gives rise to the protein MGAPWAGVGGSEGPALKRGSHLPPYTLGASPVPAPTPAPLPRGRGGWPRTPLAAPPAGGALWPVSRRGRDGACALEGWRPHFLVAGAERPQGYCRVQRSVLAVPTCPWSPGAGRGSCPDGDVVAGLVRRQRLGRRAGAGSRRASAYLHGVLVCQEQKIR